One Planktothrix sp. FACHB-1365 genomic window carries:
- a CDS encoding GAF domain-containing hybrid sensor histidine kinase/response regulator, whose translation MSEPEPISSNTEAGEALIQELETLRKRVLQLEKAKSTEPYQVAQQKALFAVISKIRESLDLDSIFKSTAIEVRQLLNADRVGMYRFDPDSQYEWGEFVSEDVLPNFRSALSAKIKDHCFGEHYINYYFYGKIWAADDIYTLPLPRCYAQMLSQFQIRANLVAPLLKGENLWGLLCIHQCSGPREWKESEMEFVRQIATHLGVALQHAEFVKKLQMQSEYLTQAVNQAVEREKAVAAIINKIRQSLQLDTIFTTTTQEVRQLLKADRVVIYRFNADWSGEFLVESKAEGWKSLIEEQKYDLQFGANISQCSLKYLVNPCVTDSYLQETQGGDFTRGEVFRVCDNIYKANFSTCYIQALERYEAQAYAIIAIYQGKQLWGLLAVYQNQSTRHWETSEIKFLVQIGGQLGVAIQQAELLAQTEKQKRDLETILADELRRQAESLVEDAERERALAQVIDKIRRTLDINTIFQTATSELRQLLNADRVAVFQFEPNSYWNYGKFVSENVLFPFCSVLETEIEDHCFGARFAQNYPLGHVLVLPDIYQGGLTDCYVQLLAQFQIKANLVVALLKGDELWGLLCIHQCSTPRQWQKKEIEFVRKIAVQLGVALQQAELLTQAQKRSEEQAKVAEQERALARVIDRIRQTLDIDTIFSATTQEVRQILQCDRVVVYRFISDRRGEFIFESKLSCGIPLEQAEHKNLWLETHFKYPKIDQYQNHQPLIIDDIFNAPLSPSTLKVLQQFQIRAYILVPVFVGEILWGLLGAYQHTSSRHWQPREVSLLTQVANQLGVAIQQAKLLAQLKEAKDTADAANHAKSEFLANMSHELRTPLNAILGFTQILAKHSGLSSVQQEYLRIIERSGEHLLDLINDVLEMSKIEAGRLTLNETSFDLYRLLNNLQEMLELKAEMKGLNLIFERDQNVPQYIKTDESKLRQVLINLLGNAIKFTEVGCVILRVKQDTIFPKSITTEAQNSEPIDVLPEPIKITFEVEDTGPGIASEEIDLLFEAFAQTETGRKSKEGTGLGLPISQQFVQMMGGNIIVNSLLGTGTWVKFFIQIGLADCCDIQPQLSKKSVVGLAAGQPTYRILIVEDAVENRQVLVELLSTTGFEVRQALNGQEAVELSLSWQPHLIWMDMRMPVMDGIEATRRIRANAPSENFPIIIALTANAFKEERAQVLQAGCDDFVSKPFQDHIIFEKMAEYLGLEYEYADSQTSTHLNSNLERISTPGDLSLDCLVLMPPAWIQEFHEAVLCTQEKRVFELIQEIPESYSALALTLKKLADEFQFDQILAVTETLILG comes from the coding sequence ATGTCTGAACCCGAACCAATTTCAAGCAATACAGAGGCAGGAGAAGCCTTAATTCAGGAACTTGAAACCCTGCGAAAACGGGTATTACAACTCGAAAAAGCCAAGAGTACAGAACCTTATCAAGTTGCCCAACAAAAAGCGCTATTTGCGGTTATTAGTAAAATTCGAGAATCTTTAGATTTAGATAGTATTTTTAAGTCTACAGCCATTGAAGTGCGTCAATTGTTGAATGCGGATCGGGTGGGAATGTATCGGTTTGATCCTGATTCTCAATATGAATGGGGAGAATTTGTATCTGAAGATGTTTTACCCAATTTTCGTTCAGCATTATCGGCAAAAATCAAAGATCACTGTTTTGGAGAACATTATATTAACTATTATTTTTATGGCAAAATCTGGGCAGCCGATGATATTTATACATTACCATTACCGCGTTGCTATGCCCAAATGTTATCCCAATTTCAAATTAGAGCTAATCTGGTTGCCCCCTTACTGAAAGGGGAAAATTTATGGGGATTACTGTGCATTCATCAATGTTCCGGCCCCCGTGAATGGAAAGAATCGGAAATGGAATTTGTCCGCCAAATTGCCACTCATTTAGGCGTGGCATTACAACACGCAGAATTTGTTAAAAAGTTGCAAATGCAGTCTGAATATTTAACCCAAGCGGTAAATCAGGCTGTTGAACGAGAAAAAGCTGTTGCTGCTATTATCAATAAAATTCGTCAATCCTTACAACTGGATACGATTTTTACAACCACAACCCAAGAAGTTCGTCAACTTTTAAAAGCTGATCGAGTGGTGATTTATCGATTTAATGCTGACTGGAGTGGAGAATTTTTAGTTGAATCTAAAGCCGAGGGATGGAAATCTTTAATTGAAGAACAAAAATATGATTTGCAATTTGGAGCTAATATTAGTCAATGTAGCCTGAAATATTTAGTAAATCCCTGCGTTACTGATAGCTATCTACAAGAAACCCAAGGGGGCGATTTTACACGGGGAGAAGTTTTTCGAGTTTGTGACAATATTTATAAAGCTAATTTTTCCACCTGTTATATTCAAGCGTTAGAACGGTATGAAGCCCAAGCTTATGCAATTATCGCAATTTATCAAGGGAAACAATTATGGGGATTATTAGCAGTCTACCAAAATCAAAGTACCCGACATTGGGAAACCTCAGAAATTAAGTTTTTAGTTCAAATTGGTGGACAACTAGGAGTCGCAATTCAACAAGCTGAATTACTCGCCCAAACGGAAAAACAAAAACGAGATTTAGAAACCATATTAGCCGATGAATTGCGACGTCAAGCTGAAAGTTTAGTGGAGGATGCAGAACGAGAACGAGCTTTAGCCCAAGTGATTGATAAAATCCGGCGCACTTTAGATATTAATACGATTTTTCAAACCGCCACTTCTGAACTTCGTCAACTATTAAATGCTGATCGAGTGGCTGTATTTCAATTTGAGCCTAATTCCTATTGGAATTACGGAAAATTTGTTTCAGAAAATGTTTTATTTCCCTTTTGTTCGGTTTTAGAAACTGAGATAGAAGATCATTGTTTTGGTGCGAGATTTGCTCAAAATTATCCCCTCGGTCATGTGTTAGTTTTACCCGACATTTATCAAGGAGGCTTAACAGATTGTTATGTGCAACTGTTAGCTCAATTTCAAATTAAAGCAAATTTAGTTGTTGCCTTACTCAAAGGGGATGAATTATGGGGCTTATTGTGTATTCATCAATGTTCAACTCCCCGTCAATGGCAAAAAAAAGAAATTGAATTTGTGCGGAAAATTGCCGTTCAATTAGGCGTTGCTTTACAACAAGCAGAACTCTTAACCCAAGCTCAAAAACGTTCAGAAGAACAGGCAAAAGTTGCCGAACAAGAACGAGCTTTAGCACGGGTTATTGATCGGATTCGTCAAACTTTAGATATTGATACAATTTTTAGTGCAACGACCCAGGAAGTCAGACAAATTTTACAATGTGATCGCGTCGTGGTCTATCGTTTTATATCCGACCGTCGCGGAGAATTTATTTTTGAATCTAAACTGTCCTGCGGCATTCCTTTAGAACAAGCTGAACATAAAAATTTATGGTTAGAAACTCATTTTAAATATCCCAAAATTGATCAATATCAAAACCATCAGCCTTTAATTATTGATGATATTTTTAATGCCCCTTTATCCCCCTCTACCCTCAAAGTTTTACAACAATTTCAGATTCGAGCTTATATTTTAGTTCCGGTTTTTGTAGGAGAAATATTATGGGGATTATTAGGAGCTTATCAACATACCAGTAGCCGTCATTGGCAACCCAGAGAAGTGAGTTTATTAACCCAAGTTGCGAATCAATTAGGGGTAGCCATTCAACAAGCGAAATTATTAGCTCAATTGAAGGAAGCTAAAGACACAGCCGATGCAGCGAACCATGCTAAAAGTGAATTTTTAGCCAATATGAGTCATGAATTAAGAACACCTCTGAATGCGATTTTAGGCTTTACTCAAATTTTAGCGAAACATTCAGGATTAAGTTCTGTCCAACAGGAATATCTCCGAATTATTGAACGCAGTGGAGAACATTTACTCGATTTAATTAATGATGTTTTAGAAATGTCTAAAATAGAAGCGGGACGACTCACACTCAATGAAACCAGTTTTGATCTTTATCGCTTGTTAAATAACTTGCAAGAAATGTTAGAATTAAAAGCAGAAATGAAAGGATTAAATTTGATTTTTGAACGCGATCAAAATGTACCTCAATATATTAAAACCGATGAAAGTAAGCTTCGCCAAGTCTTAATTAATTTATTGGGAAATGCGATTAAATTTACAGAAGTCGGTTGTGTGATTTTACGGGTTAAACAAGACACTATTTTTCCCAAATCTATCACAACGGAGGCTCAAAATTCAGAACCTATAGACGTTTTACCCGAACCCATTAAAATTACCTTTGAAGTCGAGGATACTGGCCCAGGTATTGCCTCTGAAGAAATTGATTTATTATTTGAAGCCTTTGCACAAACAGAAACAGGACGAAAATCCAAAGAAGGAACCGGGTTAGGTTTACCCATCAGTCAACAATTTGTGCAAATGATGGGAGGAAATATTATTGTTAATAGTCTCTTAGGAACAGGAACTTGGGTTAAATTTTTTATTCAAATAGGTTTGGCAGATTGTTGTGATATTCAACCCCAACTTTCTAAAAAATCTGTGGTGGGTTTAGCAGCCGGACAACCCACCTATCGGATTTTAATTGTTGAAGATGCAGTCGAAAATCGCCAAGTTTTAGTAGAACTTTTATCAACAACGGGGTTTGAAGTTCGACAAGCCCTCAACGGTCAAGAAGCCGTAGAATTAAGCTTAAGTTGGCAACCCCATTTAATTTGGATGGATATGCGAATGCCGGTTATGGATGGAATAGAAGCCACGCGACGCATTCGGGCAAATGCCCCCTCGGAAAATTTCCCCATTATTATTGCATTAACAGCAAATGCCTTTAAAGAAGAACGCGCCCAAGTTTTGCAAGCCGGATGTGATGATTTTGTGAGTAAACCCTTCCAAGATCATATTATCTTTGAAAAAATGGCAGAATATTTAGGGCTAGAATATGAATATGCAGACTCTCAAACCTCAACCCATTTAAACTCCAATTTAGAAAGAATCTCAACACCGGGAGATTTAAGCTTAGATTGTTTAGTATTAATGCCTCCGGCTTGGATTCAAGAGTTTCATGAAGCGGTATTATGTACTCAAGAAAAACGGGTTTTTGAGTTAATTCAGGAAATTCCTGAATCCTATTCAGCCTTAGCATTAACCCTCAAAAAATTAGCTGATGAATTTCAATTTGATCAAATTTTAGCCGTCACAGAAACCCTAATTTTAGGCTAA
- a CDS encoding SpoIID/LytB domain-containing protein — translation MVCSVPQSWHPLVSFPTSLQRFKRYWWTTLLIWLCWVAPAQAQLLLRVAIEEGANQVKVGSTTKAIVRDGNGQALGELVAMGGGVAQAKSGKVALGNWQGSQLWIDPSNNGNVWIGNGWYRGRVLLVPRNGKLTAINYVDLEEYLYSVLGAEMDGGWPQEALKAQAVAARTYALYKRQRSNGIFDVGDDQGWQVYKGLVTESTGTVAAVNATRGQVLTYNGQAILAAFHSASGGHTENVEDVWNEPLPYLRGVPDFDQGTPVFEWTKTFSQADLSKRISGVGNITTMTPQRTSAFGSILAMKVVGDKGTRVMSGEDIASALGLRSTRFQISRKSGTTSFQVTGRGFGHAVGLSQWGAYNLARGGYNYQQILAHYYRNTALAKIEVR, via the coding sequence ATGGTTTGTTCTGTTCCTCAATCTTGGCATCCTTTAGTCTCCTTCCCCACCTCCCTACAACGGTTTAAGCGTTATTGGTGGACAACGCTGCTAATTTGGTTGTGTTGGGTAGCCCCAGCCCAGGCTCAATTATTATTACGAGTCGCCATTGAAGAGGGGGCCAATCAAGTCAAAGTTGGCAGTACCACCAAAGCCATTGTCCGAGATGGTAATGGCCAAGCCCTAGGGGAATTAGTGGCCATGGGGGGCGGTGTCGCTCAAGCAAAATCAGGAAAAGTCGCCTTGGGAAATTGGCAAGGCTCTCAACTTTGGATTGATCCAAGTAATAATGGGAATGTTTGGATTGGTAACGGTTGGTATCGGGGACGAGTGTTATTAGTGCCGAGGAATGGTAAATTAACGGCAATTAATTATGTCGATTTAGAGGAATATCTCTATAGCGTGCTGGGGGCGGAAATGGATGGCGGATGGCCCCAGGAAGCTTTGAAAGCCCAAGCGGTTGCAGCGCGAACCTACGCCCTCTACAAGCGTCAACGCAGCAATGGTATTTTTGATGTCGGGGATGACCAAGGTTGGCAAGTTTATAAAGGATTAGTTACGGAGTCTACTGGAACGGTGGCGGCGGTGAATGCTACAAGAGGACAGGTGTTAACCTATAACGGTCAAGCGATTTTAGCGGCGTTTCATTCGGCCTCTGGGGGACATACGGAAAATGTTGAGGATGTTTGGAATGAACCTTTGCCTTATTTACGGGGAGTTCCTGATTTTGACCAAGGAACCCCGGTGTTTGAGTGGACAAAAACCTTTTCGCAAGCGGATTTAAGTAAACGAATTTCGGGTGTGGGGAATATTACAACGATGACCCCGCAACGGACTTCAGCGTTTGGCAGTATTCTAGCGATGAAAGTAGTCGGCGATAAAGGGACACGAGTGATGAGTGGGGAGGATATTGCTTCTGCGTTAGGACTGCGTAGCACTCGGTTTCAAATCAGCCGTAAAAGTGGAACCACGAGTTTTCAGGTTACAGGTCGCGGGTTTGGTCACGCCGTGGGTTTAAGTCAATGGGGCGCTTATAATTTAGCTCGTGGTGGATACAATTACCAGCAAATTTTAGCCCATTATTACCGCAATACGGCTTTAGCAAAAATTGAAGTTCGTTAA
- a CDS encoding ribonuclease Z, whose protein sequence is MQITFLGTSSGVPTRSRNVSSIALRLPQRAEIWLFDCGEGTQHQFLRSDLKVSQISRIFITHLHGDHIFGLTGLLASCGLAGNAKRIDIYGPAGLSDYLQACVRYSQTHFSYPVKVHTIQPGMIFEDEEYQVVCGYLKHRVTAFGYRIIEKDKPGRFDVEKAKKLGIPPGPIYAQLKQGQTVTLADGRTIRGTELCGVPQIGRKFVYCTDTVFCEGAVELAQDADVLVHEATFSHHDAEMAFQRLHSTSTMAAQVALAAGAKQLMMTHFSPRYAPGNSIILDDLLTEARAIFPNTDMAYDFLTHEIPRRPL, encoded by the coding sequence ATGCAGATTACTTTTTTAGGCACTAGCTCCGGGGTTCCGACACGATCGCGCAATGTTTCCAGTATAGCTCTGCGTTTACCGCAACGGGCTGAAATTTGGTTGTTTGACTGTGGGGAAGGAACGCAACATCAATTCCTCCGTAGTGATTTAAAAGTCAGCCAAATTAGTCGAATTTTTATTACCCATTTACACGGAGATCATATTTTTGGGTTAACGGGATTATTAGCCAGTTGTGGGTTAGCGGGAAATGCCAAACGCATTGATATTTATGGGCCAGCAGGATTATCAGATTATTTACAAGCCTGTGTGCGTTATTCTCAAACCCATTTTTCTTACCCGGTTAAAGTCCATACCATTCAACCGGGAATGATTTTTGAAGACGAAGAATATCAAGTGGTTTGTGGGTATTTGAAACATCGGGTGACAGCTTTTGGGTATCGGATTATTGAAAAGGATAAACCGGGACGATTTGATGTAGAAAAAGCCAAAAAATTAGGCATTCCACCGGGGCCAATTTATGCTCAACTTAAACAAGGACAAACGGTTACTTTGGCCGATGGTCGTACGATTCGAGGGACAGAACTTTGTGGAGTTCCCCAAATCGGTCGTAAATTTGTTTATTGTACAGATACCGTTTTTTGTGAAGGGGCGGTGGAATTAGCGCAGGATGCGGATGTTTTAGTTCATGAAGCAACGTTCTCCCATCACGATGCAGAAATGGCTTTTCAACGATTACATTCCACGTCAACAATGGCGGCACAAGTCGCATTAGCCGCCGGAGCTAAACAGTTAATGATGACCCATTTTAGCCCCCGTTACGCTCCCGGAAATTCAATTATTTTAGATGATTTATTAACAGAAGCCAGAGCCATTTTTCCTAATACAGATATGGCTTATGATTTCCTGACCCATGAAATTCCCCGCCGTCCCTTGTAG
- a CDS encoding HAD hydrolase-like protein, with translation MNQIIIFDFDGTLADTLHTVVTITNRLSGEFGYSPTNPDTLAQIQNLSSWQIIQQSGISLFKLPFLLKRVISELNQDLQQIDLFPTIPEILRQLQEQNYTLYIITSNSKINVITILSRYDLINYFKNIYSGINLFGKHKIINQLLKQERIEPQQAIYIGDETRDINAARKSKIKSIAVSWGYNSAEVLARHHPNALISHPSELIAAIENVQGLDN, from the coding sequence ATGAATCAGATTATTATTTTTGACTTTGATGGAACTTTAGCGGATACCCTACATACGGTGGTTACAATTACCAATCGTTTATCGGGGGAATTTGGTTATTCCCCGACTAACCCTGACACTCTCGCTCAAATTCAAAATTTAAGCTCTTGGCAGATTATTCAACAATCGGGAATTTCTCTATTTAAACTGCCTTTTTTACTGAAGCGAGTGATTTCTGAGTTAAATCAGGATTTACAACAGATTGATTTATTCCCTACAATTCCTGAGATTCTCCGACAATTGCAGGAGCAGAATTATACTCTTTATATTATTACCTCTAACTCTAAAATTAATGTAATTACAATTTTATCTCGTTATGATTTAATTAATTATTTCAAGAATATCTATTCAGGAATTAATTTGTTTGGCAAACATAAAATCATTAACCAATTATTAAAACAAGAAAGAATAGAACCCCAGCAAGCTATTTATATTGGGGATGAAACGAGAGATATTAATGCAGCTAGAAAATCTAAAATTAAAAGTATTGCTGTGAGTTGGGGATATAATTCCGCCGAGGTTTTAGCCCGCCATCACCCCAATGCTTTAATTTCTCATCCGTCTGAACTGATTGCTGCTATTGAGAATGTACAGGGTTTAGACAACTGA
- a CDS encoding exosortase-dependent surface protein XDP2 — MKTRFFTTLISTLALTGVYATSAQAVGFKFKTNYSTDANLWKGDIFLNSVEFKSKTYNNFSLVNKVDIIDNDLWTKGNTGAASSDKGDQASGIKAEAPTASDLVASLGNLNLSNIVDTEDNGSFTLDLFFAKPADNFLFFERGKNSKLDVQAVFTDGSLGSVVNLDSKKWDYAGYKLDTTEITGAQQVGSFGLSLSDLGVTNAKSFKSLRLISEADFKGPDFKVVGTNVSVPEPTTVLGLGLVGAALAMSRRKKAH, encoded by the coding sequence ATGAAAACTAGATTCTTCACCACTTTAATCTCAACCTTGGCTTTAACAGGTGTTTACGCTACATCTGCTCAAGCAGTAGGATTCAAGTTCAAAACCAACTATTCCACCGATGCCAACTTGTGGAAAGGTGACATCTTTTTAAATTCAGTTGAATTTAAGAGTAAAACCTATAATAATTTCTCCCTCGTAAACAAAGTTGATATTATCGACAATGACCTCTGGACGAAAGGAAATACTGGGGCTGCCAGTAGCGATAAAGGGGATCAAGCATCAGGAATTAAAGCAGAAGCTCCCACAGCAAGCGATTTAGTTGCTTCTCTGGGAAATCTGAATTTAAGCAATATTGTTGATACAGAAGACAACGGCAGTTTCACCCTGGACTTGTTCTTTGCAAAACCAGCAGATAATTTCCTGTTCTTTGAACGGGGTAAAAACAGCAAACTGGATGTTCAAGCTGTGTTTACTGATGGTTCATTGGGGTCGGTCGTTAACTTAGATTCAAAAAAATGGGACTACGCTGGCTATAAACTCGATACCACAGAAATTACGGGCGCTCAACAAGTAGGTTCTTTCGGTCTGAGTTTGTCAGACTTAGGCGTAACCAATGCCAAATCGTTCAAAAGTCTGCGGTTGATCAGCGAAGCCGATTTCAAAGGCCCTGACTTTAAAGTGGTGGGTACGAATGTGTCTGTTCCTGAACCCACAACCGTTTTAGGTTTAGGTTTAGTCGGCGCTGCTTTAGCAATGTCTCGTCGCAAAAAAGCTCACTAA
- a CDS encoding YciI family protein, whose protein sequence is MPKYVMFGTYCEDVLEKREPYRAAHLEGLKQQKESGVLLTIGPTQDVTKVFGIYEAEDEATVRQLVESDPYWQNGIWTEYDVKAWIQVY, encoded by the coding sequence ATGCCAAAATATGTCATGTTTGGAACCTATTGCGAGGATGTTCTGGAAAAGCGCGAACCCTATCGCGCAGCCCATTTGGAAGGATTAAAACAACAAAAAGAGTCGGGGGTTTTATTAACAATTGGCCCGACTCAGGATGTCACAAAGGTATTTGGCATTTATGAAGCCGAAGATGAAGCAACGGTGCGTCAGTTAGTCGAGTCTGACCCCTATTGGCAAAATGGGATCTGGACAGAATATGATGTGAAAGCCTGGATACAAGTTTATTAA
- the pheT gene encoding phenylalanine--tRNA ligase subunit beta: MRISLNWLRELVDIQMTPQELAETLTVAGFEVEDIEDWRSWADGVVLGKILQAEQHPNADKLRVCQVDIGASEPLNIVCGAPNAASGMVVAVATLGTYLPKINLTLKKTKLRGVPSEGMICSLAELGLEKDSSGIHSFDLENPILGSDVRPLLGLDDVILDVTATANRADGLSMVGIAREIAALTGANLRIPEAAGVLIEQSEQSQSLSIKIADKQACPIYIGTMIEGVKIAPSPDWLQRRLQAAGVRPINNVVDVTNYILLEWGQPLHAFDLDRLKQVTSSPDLTIGVRFAQPDESIKTLDGQTRKLQEQNLLITANDYPVALAGVMGGEETEVFEGTQNLLLEAAIFAPIAIRRSARAQGLRSESSTRYERGVNQAELALACRRAILLLKELASGTPTRQETDSSGIELQSPEITLRLDRINQVLGQLKRGQGTAAESYLLPEEVEGILTALGCGLVRDKNRDFVAWKVTVPPYRYRDLEREIDLIEEVARLYGYDNFCETLPSQGVSGYLPLEQLAMRQIRATFRGEGLTELMHYSLVKTEGENQVVLDNPLFVEYSALRTEMLTGLIDAFVYNLQNGNGPLNGFEIGRIFWKEGDQYKEQDALAGIMGGDRSFGRWVRSGQEQPMTWFEAKGILEAVFQRLNLTVEYKPESTIEHLHPGRTASLWLQGKRLGIFGQLHPQLCQKQDLPNQVYAFEFQLSILLEAMNRPSNLVRKFKPFSTFPASDRDIAFFVPVEVPVSELERCITKAAGNLLESVEVFDEYRGKNVPEGQRSLAFRLVYRVSDRTLTDTDIDPLQQKVRDALVQQFNVNLRS; this comes from the coding sequence ATGCGTATCTCTTTAAATTGGTTGCGAGAACTGGTGGATATCCAGATGACCCCCCAAGAGTTGGCAGAAACCCTCACGGTGGCGGGATTTGAAGTTGAAGATATTGAAGATTGGCGTTCCTGGGCCGATGGAGTTGTCCTGGGAAAAATTCTACAAGCTGAACAACATCCCAATGCGGATAAATTAAGAGTGTGTCAAGTGGATATTGGGGCTTCTGAACCCCTGAATATTGTTTGTGGAGCACCGAATGCTGCATCAGGAATGGTGGTGGCTGTAGCAACCTTGGGAACTTATTTACCTAAAATTAATTTAACCCTGAAAAAAACAAAATTGCGGGGGGTTCCTTCAGAAGGAATGATTTGTTCCTTAGCGGAATTAGGACTAGAAAAAGACTCTTCAGGAATTCACAGTTTTGACCTTGAAAATCCGATTTTAGGCAGTGATGTTAGACCGTTATTAGGGTTAGATGATGTAATTTTAGATGTCACCGCAACGGCGAACCGGGCGGATGGCTTAAGTATGGTGGGAATTGCCCGTGAAATTGCAGCATTAACCGGAGCTAATTTAAGAATTCCTGAAGCGGCTGGGGTATTAATTGAACAGTCGGAACAATCTCAATCCTTATCGATTAAAATTGCTGATAAACAAGCTTGTCCGATCTATATTGGAACGATGATTGAAGGAGTAAAAATAGCCCCTTCTCCTGATTGGTTACAACGACGATTACAAGCGGCGGGTGTTCGTCCGATTAATAATGTTGTCGATGTCACGAATTATATTTTATTGGAATGGGGACAACCGCTTCATGCCTTTGATTTAGATCGTCTTAAACAAGTGACTTCCTCTCCAGATTTAACCATCGGGGTGCGTTTTGCTCAACCCGATGAATCGATTAAAACTTTAGATGGTCAAACCCGGAAATTACAAGAGCAAAATCTATTAATTACGGCTAATGATTATCCCGTAGCTTTAGCCGGAGTTATGGGAGGGGAAGAAACGGAAGTTTTTGAAGGAACCCAAAATTTACTGTTAGAAGCTGCTATTTTTGCACCGATAGCCATTCGTCGATCTGCACGGGCGCAAGGTCTACGCAGTGAATCGTCTACCCGTTATGAACGAGGGGTAAATCAAGCTGAATTAGCATTAGCTTGTCGGCGGGCAATTTTATTATTAAAAGAGTTAGCTTCTGGCACTCCAACTCGTCAAGAAACTGATAGCAGTGGCATAGAATTACAGAGTCCTGAAATTACCTTAAGATTAGATCGAATTAATCAGGTTTTAGGACAACTGAAACGGGGACAAGGAACCGCAGCCGAATCCTATTTATTACCGGAAGAAGTGGAAGGAATTCTGACGGCTTTGGGTTGTGGATTAGTCAGAGATAAAAATCGTGATTTTGTGGCTTGGAAAGTCACCGTTCCCCCCTATCGTTATCGAGATTTGGAACGGGAAATTGATTTAATTGAAGAAGTTGCCCGTCTCTACGGATATGATAATTTCTGTGAAACTTTACCCAGTCAAGGGGTATCGGGTTATCTGCCCTTAGAACAGTTAGCAATGCGACAAATTCGGGCGACTTTCCGAGGGGAAGGCTTAACGGAATTAATGCACTATTCTTTAGTGAAAACTGAAGGGGAAAATCAAGTTGTTTTAGATAACCCTTTGTTTGTGGAATATTCGGCATTACGCACGGAAATGTTAACCGGGTTAATTGATGCCTTTGTTTATAATTTACAAAATGGTAATGGGCCGTTAAATGGCTTTGAAATTGGGCGGATTTTTTGGAAAGAAGGGGATCAATATAAGGAACAAGATGCTTTAGCGGGTATTATGGGAGGCGATCGCAGTTTTGGGCGTTGGGTTCGCAGTGGTCAAGAACAACCGATGACTTGGTTTGAAGCGAAAGGCATTTTAGAAGCGGTATTTCAGCGTTTAAATTTAACCGTTGAATATAAACCGGAATCTACAATAGAACATTTACACCCTGGACGCACCGCTTCTTTATGGCTACAAGGAAAACGCTTAGGAATTTTCGGACAACTCCATCCGCAATTGTGTCAAAAACAGGATTTACCGAATCAAGTTTATGCCTTTGAATTTCAGTTATCAATATTATTAGAGGCGATGAACCGTCCTTCTAATTTAGTTCGGAAATTCAAACCTTTTTCAACATTCCCAGCATCGGATCGAGATATTGCCTTTTTCGTCCCCGTCGAAGTTCCCGTGTCCGAACTTGAACGCTGTATTACCAAAGCCGCAGGAAATTTATTAGAATCGGTGGAAGTTTTTGATGAATATCGGGGTAAAAATGTCCCGGAAGGTCAACGCAGTTTAGCGTTTCGTTTAGTTTACCGGGTGAGCGATCGCACGTTAACGGATACGGATATTGACCCTTTACAACAAAAAGTCCGAGATGCTTTAGTGCAGCAATTTAACGTTAATCTCAGAAGTTAG